One genomic segment of Streptomyces niveus includes these proteins:
- the thrS gene encoding threonine--tRNA ligase yields MSDVRVTIERDSEREERVVTTGTTAADLFPGERTVIAARVGGELKDLSHEVADADTVEPVEMSSEDGLNILRHSTAHVMAQAVQELFPEAKLGIGPPIKDGFYYDFDVAEPFTPDDIKRVEKKMQEIQKRGQRFSRRVTTDEDARVELADEPYKIELIGLKGKAADAAEGASAEVGGGELTIYDNLDAKTGELCWKDLCRGPHLPTTRNIPAFKLMRSAAAYWRGSEKNPQLQRIYGTAWPSKDELKAHLDFLAEAERRDHRRLGSELDLFSFPDELGSGLAVFHPKGGVIRKEMEQYSRHRHEVSGYEFVNTPHISKKKLFETSGHLPHYAEGMFPPMEFDGQDYYLKAMNCPMHNLIFKARGRSYRELPLRLFEFGTVYRYEKSGVVHGLTRSRGFTQDDAHIYCTKEEMAQELDSLLTFVLELLRDYGLSDFELELSTRDPESDKFMGEDAEWEEATAALQEAADKQELPLVPDPGGAAYYGPKISVQAKDAIGRSWQMSTIQVDFQQPKRFELEYTAPDGSKQQPVMIHRALFGSIERFFAVLLEHYAGAFPAWLAPVQAVGIPIGDAHVPYLQEFAARAKAKGLRVEVDASADRMQKKIRNHQKAKTPFMIIAGDEDVANGAVSFRYRDGTQKNGIPADEALAELLDVVERRVQV; encoded by the coding sequence GTGTCAGATGTCCGCGTGACCATCGAACGCGATTCCGAGCGGGAAGAGCGCGTGGTGACGACGGGCACTACGGCGGCCGATCTCTTCCCCGGCGAGCGCACCGTGATCGCCGCCCGCGTGGGCGGTGAGCTGAAGGACCTCAGCCACGAGGTCGCCGACGCAGACACCGTCGAGCCCGTGGAGATGTCCTCCGAGGACGGCCTGAACATCCTGCGCCACTCCACCGCGCACGTCATGGCACAGGCCGTGCAGGAGCTGTTCCCCGAGGCCAAGCTGGGTATCGGCCCGCCGATCAAGGACGGTTTCTACTACGACTTCGACGTCGCCGAGCCCTTCACCCCCGACGACATCAAGCGCGTCGAGAAGAAGATGCAGGAGATCCAGAAGCGCGGCCAGCGGTTCTCCCGGCGGGTCACCACCGACGAGGACGCGCGGGTCGAGCTGGCCGACGAGCCGTACAAGATCGAGCTGATCGGGCTCAAAGGCAAGGCCGCCGACGCCGCCGAAGGCGCGTCGGCCGAGGTCGGCGGCGGTGAGCTGACCATCTACGACAACCTCGACGCCAAGACCGGCGAGCTGTGCTGGAAGGACCTGTGCCGCGGCCCGCACCTGCCCACCACCCGTAACATCCCGGCCTTCAAACTGATGCGCTCCGCCGCCGCCTACTGGCGCGGCAGCGAGAAGAACCCGCAGCTCCAGCGGATCTACGGCACCGCCTGGCCCTCCAAGGACGAGCTGAAGGCCCACCTCGACTTCCTCGCCGAGGCCGAGCGCCGTGACCACCGCAGGCTGGGCAGCGAGCTGGACCTCTTCTCCTTCCCCGACGAGCTGGGCTCCGGTCTCGCAGTCTTCCACCCCAAGGGCGGGGTCATCCGTAAGGAGATGGAGCAGTACTCGCGCCACCGCCACGAGGTGTCCGGGTACGAGTTCGTCAACACCCCGCACATCTCCAAGAAGAAGCTCTTCGAGACCTCGGGGCACCTGCCGCACTACGCGGAGGGCATGTTCCCGCCCATGGAGTTCGACGGCCAGGACTACTACCTCAAGGCCATGAACTGCCCGATGCACAACCTGATCTTCAAGGCGCGCGGTCGGTCCTACCGCGAGCTGCCGCTGCGCCTGTTCGAGTTCGGCACGGTCTACCGCTACGAGAAGTCCGGCGTCGTGCACGGCCTCACCCGCTCACGCGGCTTCACCCAGGACGACGCGCACATCTACTGCACCAAGGAGGAGATGGCGCAGGAGCTGGACTCCCTGCTCACCTTCGTGCTGGAGCTGCTGCGGGACTACGGTCTGTCCGACTTCGAGCTGGAACTGTCCACCCGCGACCCGGAGTCCGACAAGTTCATGGGCGAGGACGCGGAGTGGGAGGAGGCCACCGCCGCGCTCCAGGAGGCCGCCGACAAGCAGGAGCTGCCGCTGGTCCCGGACCCGGGCGGCGCCGCCTACTACGGACCCAAGATCTCCGTACAGGCCAAGGACGCCATCGGCCGGTCCTGGCAGATGTCCACCATCCAGGTCGACTTCCAGCAGCCGAAGCGCTTCGAGCTGGAGTACACCGCGCCGGACGGCTCCAAGCAGCAGCCCGTCATGATCCACCGGGCGCTGTTCGGGTCGATCGAGCGCTTCTTCGCCGTGCTCCTGGAGCACTACGCGGGCGCGTTCCCGGCCTGGCTGGCGCCCGTCCAGGCGGTCGGCATCCCGATCGGCGACGCGCACGTCCCCTACCTCCAGGAGTTCGCCGCGCGGGCGAAGGCCAAGGGGCTGCGGGTCGAGGTGGACGCCTCCGCGGACCGGATGCAGAAGAAGATCCGCAACCACCAGAAGGCCAAGACACCGTTCATGATCATCGCCGGTGACGAGGACGTCGCCAACGGCGCG